Proteins co-encoded in one Sebastes umbrosus isolate fSebUmb1 chromosome 20, fSebUmb1.pri, whole genome shotgun sequence genomic window:
- the LOC119478919 gene encoding GTPase IMAP family member 8-like, with protein sequence MKKSAKELNAVLVGSKTSRNYLVGNIVLGRRAFDPTDVTSCCERAEGEVCGLTVTLVKAPGWLRGYTPSNTSELFKTEAVLSVTLCPPGLHGFILVVNAELPFKNKHKKATGEHLQHFFGDKVWDHTIVVFSHRGHLGHKTIEDYIAREGAPLQSLLEACGNRYHVLCDDGADNDEKVEELFEKIDAMVAENGCYEADSTLVQSVESKRKEVDKKAEELRLQSQQQREKLRNLLTEPTPNLRILMVGWVFSAKSATGNNILSAEVFQSGERTVKALKQSGEVAGREVVIVDTPGWWKFFPAKFTPAILKSEILKGVSMCSPSPNVILLAVPLDTSFTDEQRRVTEDNMRLFGQRVWRHVIVLFTFGDALGDKTIEQHIESEGKPLRWLIEKCENRYHVLDNMHAAEGQITDLLQKMEEMVAGNISFYLGADPETDDPQPTGNKDENTTKEITEQLSIEWDRSNWEKYHSRSRNDSMGLPPTISDRKQKSEGSEGEEEQEHRHKGDQFKADFLASEGDAASGPMKRWMGLLEREWSRREVAMEQAAWKHFRKDEYATSEPDSDQMLKSREKVRLWMSSGYWTDPETSTIGGELEEEEIPTEDYRQTVESHSTGD encoded by the exons atgaagaaatCTGCAAAAG AGCTGAATGCGGTGCTCGTGGGATCAAAAACCTCCCGGAATTATCTGGTTGGAAACATCGTCCTGGGAAGACGGGCGTTTGATCCAACAGATGTAACATCCTGCTGTGAGAGGGCAGAGGGAGAAGTATGCGGGCTAACAGTCACGCTGGTCAAAGCCCCGGGGTGGCTGCGAGGATATACCCCCAGTAATACATCTGAACTTTTCAAGACAGAAGCGGTTCTCAGCGTCACTCTGTGTCCACCTGGACTGCATGGCTTCATCCTGGTGGTTAATGCCGAACTACCATTCAAAAATAAGCACAAGAAGGCAACAGGAGAGCATTTGCAACACTTTTTTGGTGACAAGGTTTGGGATCACACGATAGTGGTCTTCAGCCACAGGGGCCATCTGGGCCACAAAACCATTGAGGATTACATCGCGAGGGAAGGGGCGCCGCTCCAGTCGCTACTAGAGGCCTGTGGTAACCGATATCACGTCCTGTGTGACGATGGCGCAGACAACGACGAGAAGGTCGAAGAGCTGTTTGAGAAGATTGACGCCATGGTGGCAGAAAACGGGTGCTATGAAGCGGACAGCACGCTGGTGCAAAGCGTTGAGTCGAAGAGGAAGGAAGTGGACAAAAAAGCTGAGGAGTTGCGTCTGCAGTCACAACAACAAAGGGAAAAGCTCAGAAATCTCCTGACAG AGCCAACACCCAACCTGAGGATCTTGATGGTCGGGTGGGTGTTTTCCGCGAAGAGTGCCACTGGAAACAACATTTTGAGTGCTGAGGTGTTTCAGTCTGGTGAGAGAACGGTAAAAGCGTTAAAGCAAAGTGGTGAGGTGGCCGGAAGAGAGGTCGTCATCGTGGACACTCCTGGATGGTGGAAATTCTTCCCAGCGAAGTTTACCCCTGCGATTTTGAAGTCTGAGATTTTAAAAGGAGTGTCTATGTGCTCGCCATCACCAAATGTCATTTTGCTGGCAGTGCCGCTTGACACATCATTCACCGATGAACAGAGAAGAGTCACAGAGGACAACATGAGGCTGTTTGGACAGAGAGTGTGGAGACATGTGATCGTGCTGTTTACATTCGGGGACGCTTTGGGGGACAAAACTATTGAGCAACACATTGAAAGTGAAGGAAAGCCTCTCCGCTGGCTTATTGAGAAATGTGAAAACAGGTATCATGTCCTTGACAATATGCATGCAGCTGAGGGTCAGATAACAGACCTGCTGCAGAAGATGGAGGAGATGGTGGCAGGAAACATCTCTTTTTACCTCGGTGCCGACCCTGAAACTGATGATCCACAACCGACGGGAAACAAAGATGAGAACACAACCAAGGAGATCACAGAACAACTTTCAATCGAATGGGACCGCAGTAACTGGGAAAAATACCACAGCCGATCAAGAAACGACAGTATGGGATTACCACCGACCA TCAGTGATAGGAAGCAGAAGTCTGAGGGttcagaaggagaggaagaacagGAGCACCGGCATAAAGGTGACCAGTTTAAGGCCGACTTTCTAGCAAGTGAAGGCGATGCAGCATCTGGGCCTATGAAGAGATGGATGGGATTGCTGGAGAGAGAGTGGAGCAGACGAGAGGTGGCCATGGAACAGGCGGCTTGGAAACATTTCCGCAAGG ATGAGTATGCCACCTCCGAGCCAGACAGTGATCAGATGCTGAAATCGAGGGAAAAGGTAAGACTGTGGATGTCATCTGGGTATTGGACAGATCCTGAGACCTCTACTATCGGCGGGGAattggaggaggaagagatacCGACAGAAGACTACAGGCAGACTGTAGAAAGTCACTCTACTGGGGACTGA